Proteins encoded together in one Triticum dicoccoides isolate Atlit2015 ecotype Zavitan chromosome 7B, WEW_v2.0, whole genome shotgun sequence window:
- the LOC119336357 gene encoding uncharacterized protein LOC119336357 has product MQVTRQQGQSGRLPSLMEEHAAAAGCLSRSASVPTQPGGSFSGGSESCRRSGRRPCATQLGRRGQARSWPPGRVNGRQRLLVAHQCGAVRVRRQRLLPKGVDGVLAQGVHQSLRAMAEQEDSAVVHDLVFFFSALDSTS; this is encoded by the exons ATGCAGGTCACCCGACAACAGGGGCAGTCAGGAAGGCTTCCCAGCCTGATGGAGGAGCACGCCGCCGCCGCAGGCTGCCTGTCCCGATCCGCGTCCGTCCCGACGCAGCCTGGCGGATCTTTCTCGGGAGGCAGCGAGAGTTGCAGGCGCAGCGGTCGGCGTCCATGCGCTACTCAACTGGGTCGTCGTGGCCAGGCTCGGTCATGGCCTCCTGGGCGCGTCAATGGTCGGCAACGGCTCCTGGTGGCTCATCAATGTGGCGCAGTTCGTGTACGTCGTCAGCGGCTCCTTCCCAAAGGCGTGGACGGGGTTCTCGCCcaaggcgttcaccagtctctgcgg GCCATGGCCGAGCAAGAGGATTCCGCTGTTGTGCACGACCTGGTCTTCTTTTTCTCCGCGTTGGACAGCACCAGCTGA